Proteins from a single region of Gossypium arboreum isolate Shixiya-1 chromosome 1, ASM2569848v2, whole genome shotgun sequence:
- the LOC108481638 gene encoding RING-H2 finger protein ATL28-like, producing MEASPPSPNDNELPSVTYNLQDFQMPIVICLLGVMFIILFIQIFDRFHNWLRYGASIDQLDIEWGQVADYQLENSDWSHEATAQNNFWMVEIFNGFMEYLAERQGTGLTPEFLEHASPCVSYKSLRETTLDECVICLEDFEDDELCRVFPVCEHVFHCSCIDNWLRNHLTCPICRNCIIDSINMTLRM from the coding sequence ATGGAGGCTTCACCACCTTCACCAAACGATAATGAACTCCCTAGCGTCACCTACAATCTTCAAGATTTCCAAATGCCGATCGTCATTTGTCTCTTGGGAGTAATGTTCATCATCCTTTTCATTCAAATCTTTGACCGATTTCACAACTGGCTCCGGTACGGAGCCAGCATCGATCAACTTGACATCGAATGGGGCCAAGTTGCCGATTATCAACTCGAAAATTCCGATTGGTCACATGAAGCTACGGCACAGAATAATTTCTGGATGGTGGAGATTTTCAACGGGTTCATGGAGTATTTGGCCGAAAGGCAAGGCACGGGGCTGACCCCGGAGTTCTTGGAGCATGCTTCGCCATGCGTGAGCTACAAAAGTTTGAGAGAAACAACGTTGGATGAATGTGTAATTTGCTTGGAAGACTTCGAAGATGATGAATTGTGTCGGGTTTTCCCTGTTTGCGAACATGTTTTTCATTGTAGTTGCATAGATAACTGGTTGAGAAACCATTTAACTTGTCCGATTTGTCGGAATTGTATAATAGATAGTATTAACATGacattgagaatgtaa
- the LOC108480908 gene encoding putative RING-H2 finger protein ATL19 — protein MRMITLSFAVHSLNLPLMISSLTALGIAIVLLSCIVGACIIATSFVFIFIYVICECLSWPIFEKLFSDILRRGIHRVRAATYRAIIVNYVQPLDMLEGFPESINGRLLLRQQALDKLLPPMAYGVDKHALKSSECPICLDDYVVGESCRVFPDCKHMFHLSCIDHWLKNHLTCPVCRKCI, from the coding sequence ATGAGGATGATTACGCTAAGTTTCGCCGTCCATTCATTAAATTTACCTCTTATGATATCTTCTCTTACAGCCCTTGGCATTGCTATTGTCTTATTATCCTGCATTGTTGGAGCCTGCATCATTGCTACCTCGTTCGTCTTCATATTCATCTACGTCATCTGCGAATGTCTCAGTTGGCCGATATTCGAAAAGTTGTTTTCCGATATTCTAAGGAGAGGGATTCATCGAGTCCGGGCTGCGACTTACCGTGCCATAATCGTTAACTACGTGCAACCATTGGATATGCTTGAAGGTTTCCCAGAGAGCATAAATGGGAGATTGTTGTTGAGGCAACAGGCCTTGGACAAACTATTGCCACCAATGGCTTATGGGGTGGATAAACATGCATTGAAATCGAGCGAGTGCCCGATTTGCTTGGACGATTATGTGGTTGGTGAATCGTGCAGGGTTTTCCCTGATTGTAAACATATGTTTCATTTGAGTTGCATTGATCATTGGCTCAAGAATCATCTAACATGCCCTGTTTGTCGGAAATGCATTTAA